In Mycolicibacterium nivoides, the DNA window CCGTGCGCGGAGCACCGCTACTCGTATGTGAACGTGCGGCGGGCCGCAGAGAGCACCGGCGTGCGGCGGGCCGCAGAGAGCACCGGCGTGCGGCGGGCCGCAGAGAGCACCGGCGTGCGGCGGGCCGCAGAGATGACAGACGTACGACGGGATGTGGCACCAATGCGGCATGCTGAAGTGGGGTACGCAAAGATGGTCGACAGGGCATCAGCACAACCAGAAGGACAGCACACCAGATGAGCGCCGAGGATCTCGAGAAGTATGAAACCGAGATGGAGCTCTCGCTTTACCGCGAATACAAGGACATCGTCGGGCAGTTCAGCTACGTCGTGGAGACCGAGCGCCGGTTCTACCTGGCCAACAGCGTGGAGCTGATTCCGCGCAACTCCGAGGGCGAAGTCTATTTCGAGCTGAGGCTCGCCGATGCCTGGGTGTGGGACATGTACCGCCCGGCTCGGTTCGTCAAGCAGGTGCGCGTCATCACGTTCAAGGACGTGAACATCGAAGAGGTCGAAAAGCCCGAGCTGCGGTTGCCGGAGTAGCGGCGGACAGGGGGCGACGCGATGGCGGCTGTCAGTACCGGACCCGACGATGTTCGCCGCCGCGCCGAGGCCGTGCTGGCGCATCTACCCGCGGTGCGGGCATGGCAAGAGCCGCTCTATCGGGACCTGCATCAGCATCCCGAGCTCTCACATCAGGAACGACGCACTGCCGGCGTGGTGGCCGCCCGCCTACGGGAGTCCGGCCTGACCGTCCATGAAGGTGTCGGGGGAACCGGTGTGGTCGGGGTGCTGAGGAACGGCGACGGTCCCCGGGTGCTGTTGCGTGCGGATATGGATGCGCTGCCGGTGACCGAGGCAACGGGTCTGCCGTATGCGAGTAGCGAGGCCGGCGTGATGCATGCCTGTGGTCACGACACGCACGTGACCTGTCTGCTGGGTGCGGCGGATTTGTTCGCCCGGGCGACGGATCACTGGCGTGGCACGGTGATCGCGGTTTTCCAACCCGCCGAAGAGGTGGGCGACGGGGCCCGCGGGATGGCCGAGGACGGTCTGGCCGATCTGGTCGGCCCAATCGATGTGGCGTTGGCCCAGCATGTATTTCCGGCGCCGGCCGGGCAGCTGCGTACCCGCAGCGGACCGGTGTTGTCTGCGGCCGACAGCATGAGAATCACGGTCTTCGGTCGTGGTGGGCACGGTTCGATGCCGCAGGCGACGGTGGATCCGGTGGTGCTGGCGTCGATGATCGTCATCCGCTTACAGACGATCGTGTCGCGCGAGGTGGATCCGAGCCAGACGGTCGTCCTGACCGTCGGCAGCATTCAGGCGGGGACCAAGAGCAACGTCATCGGTGATCATGCGGTACTCGAACTCAACCTGCGCACCTTCGACGAATCGGTGCGCACCGCGGTGCTCGCCGCGATCCGGCGCGTGGTGATCGCCGAGTGCCAGGCGTCCGACTCGCCGCGCGACCCGGAGTTCGAGTTGTACGCCAGCTTTCCGCTGACCGTCAACGACGAAGCGGTGACGGCTCGTGTCGAGGCCGCGTTCGGTGAGTACTTCGGCGACCGGGCGCAGACCATGCCGGCCGGATCGGCCAGTGAAGACTTCAGCGACATCCCGGCTGCGCTGGGAGCGCCCTACACCTATTGGGGTTTCGGCGGAATCGACGACGAGGCCTTCCGCGCGGCGGTGGCCGCCGATCGCGCTCGTGTGGACATTCCGGTCAACCATTCTCCGCGGTTCGCCCCGGTGATCCAGCCGACGTTGGACACCGGTACCGAGGCGCTGGTGGTGGCCGGGCTCAGTTGGCTTTAGCCCCCAGGTGCTCGCCGAAGAACGCAAACACCCGCGACCAGGCGTCGGCGGTGGCGGCCTCGTTGTAGCCGAAGCCGGCAATCCGCAGAAAGGCCTGCCCCGGTAGCTGATTGGCGAAGCTGTGCCCGGCTTCGGGGTAGACCTTGATGTCGGCCGGGATGTTCTTGTCGTCCACGACGCGCTGCAGCCGGCCGGCGGCACCGATGCCCATCGGATCGCGGCGGCCGAAGCTGGCCACCACCGGGCACGAGGCGTTCAACGTCTGGTCTAGCCGCCTCGGCAGCGGGGTGCCGTAGAACGGCGCTGAGGCGCCGAATCCCTTGGGGCCCATGATCAGAGCGAACTGGCCGCCCATGCAGAACCCCGCGATGCCGATGGTCCCGTTGCACTGCGGGTGCGCGCGCAGGTGGTCGCGCGCGGCCAGGATGTCGTCGAGCGCCCGGCCGCGCTGGGTCAGCAGTTCACGGAACACCCGGGTGATACACCGGGCCCTGCCGCCGCGGGAGTAGAGGTTCGGCGTGAGCGCGACATAGCCGGCCGCCGCGACGCGTTCCGAGATCGCCTCATTGTCGGGTCCGTGGCCGATCGCGTCATGAATGATCACCACCCCGGGCCACGGTCCTTCGCCGCTTGGGAGGCTGAGGAGAGCGTCGATCGGGCCGGCCGGAGTATCCATCGTGATCGTCGTCACCCGACCTACGGTAGCGGCTGGTCCTCAGGTTCCGCAGAACGTGCGGTAGGCACCGAAGTCGGCGGGCGCGGGTGCGGCATATCGTTCGAGCCCGGGGCGTTCGTCATAGGGCGCCGTGAGGGCGTCCATCAGGTGCTCGACGGGTTCCAGGTCGCCGTTCGTAGCGGGGTTCAGTGCTTCCTCGACGAGGTGATTGCGGGGGATGTAGACGGGATTCACCCGGTCCATCGCGGCGGTGTCGGGGTCGAGGGCACGCCACCGCGCCAGCCACTCGTCGAACCCGGCGGCGATCCTGCTCTCTCCGCCCGCGGTACGGCCGAGGTCACGGAAGAACGACGTGTAGTCAGTTCGGTTCTGCTGCAGCAGCGCAAGCAGGTCGTCGATCAGAGTGCGTGCTGCTTCGTCGGTGACATCGGCGGGCAGGCCGAGCTTGGCGCGCATACCCGCCGACCACGCCGCGTCGAACTGCGGCCCGAACCCGTGCAGCGCTCGGGTGGCCAGCTCGACGGCCTGCTCACCGTCGTCGGCGAGCAGGGGGAGCAGGGTTTCGGCGAAGCGGGCCAGGTTCCACGCGGCCACGGTCGGCTGGTTGCCGTAGGCGTACCGGCCGCCATGGTCGATCGAACTGAATACCGTTGCGGGATCGAAGGTTTCCATGAATGCGCACGGCCCATAGTCGATGGTCTCACCCGAGATGGTCATGTTGTCGGTGTTCATCACGCCGTGTACGAACCCGACCAGCATCCACTGCGCGAGCAGCGAGGCCTGCGCCGAGATGACCGCCTCGTAGAGAGCCAGGTATGGGTTGGCGGCGTCGGCCGCACCGGGATGGTGGCGGGCGATGGCGTGGTCGGCCAGCCGGCGCAGCAACCCGATATCGCCGGCGGCCTGGGCATGTGCGATGGCGTACTGGAAACTGCCGACACGTAGATGGCTGCCGGCGACCCTGGCCAGCACCGCCCCGGGCAGCAGGGTTTCGCGCCGGACGTCGCGTCCGGTGGCGACGACGGCCAGTGCCCGGGTCGTGGGAATGCCCATGGCGTGCATGGCCTCGCTCACGATGTACTCGCGCAGCATGGGCCCGACGACGGCCAGGCCGTCGCCGCCCCGGGCGAACGGGGTACGTCCCGATCCTTTGAGATGCAGGTCGCGGGGACGGTCGCCGGGGCCGACGAACTCACCGAGCAGCAGCGCACGGCCATCGCCCAGCCGTGGGACGTATCCGCCGAACTGATGACCGGCGTAGGCCTGCGCGACGGGTGTGGCGCCGTCGGGGACCACGGTGCCCGACAGCAGACCGAGCCCGTCGGGGCTGCGCAGCCAGGAGGCATCGAGGCCGAGCTCGTCGGCGAGCGGCTCGTTGAGCACGAGCAGCCGCAGTGCCGGGGCCGCCTCGGCCTGCCACGCGACGGCCATCTCGGGAAGCGCGCGGGCGAAGCGGTTGTCCAGGATGACGGTCGGATCAGGTGCGACGCTCACACCACGAGCCTACGGAGCCTCAGAGGCTGCCCAGGTCGTCGGGCACGTCGACGGCGTACTGCTGGAGGACGTCGAGGGGCACAAGGTCGAGGGTGCGTTCATGGGTGGCTGCCAGCACCACCGGGGCGGCCTTGCCGTCGTCGTGTGCGCGCAGCCAGTTGACCGCGGTGACGCACCAGCGGTCCCCGGGTGTCAGGCCGGGAAACCGGTACTGCGGTGCCGGCGTCGACAGGTCGTTGCCGATGGATTGCTGATGTTCGAGGAATTCGGCGGTCACCACCGCACAGATTGTGTGCCGGCCCGCGTCGGCGTCGCCGGTCGAGCAGCAGCCGTCGCGGTAGAAGCCGGTGAGCGGGTCGGTGCCACACTCCGCCAGCGGGCCACCCAGCACATTGCGATCAGCCATCTCGGTATCGCCTCTCCAGAGTTTTCTGCGCGGGTTCACAATGCCGCGGAGATTCGTTGCGCGGTCTCGCGCACCGCACATCCGAACCTAGCGAACTTGTCGGCGGTAATCCTGCTGCTCGGTCCCGATATCGAGACCGATCCGACGGGTTCGCGCTGTGCGTTGACGATACTGGCGCCGAGTGCGGTGATGCCGGCGTTCAGGCCCTGCTCGTTCACCGAGTATCCCCGCGTCCGCACCAAGTCGATGGTCTCGTTCAACCGGTCCGGATCGGTGATCGTGTGTTCGGTCTGCGGTGCAAGCTGCTGCGAAAGATATCGCGCGACGTAATCGTCGGTGCTGGCTGCGAGAAAGGCGATTCCGGTTGCGGAGGCGTGCAACGGAATTCGTGATCCCAATGGCATGAAGGCGCGCAGCGGATGCGGGGTGTCCAAGCGTTCGATGAGTACCAACTCCGGTCCGTCTGGTGCGGCAAGGTGAATGGTCTCGGTGGTATCGAGCTGCAACTCGTTGAGGAACGGGAGCGCGGTTTCGCGCATCAGCTGATGATCGCCGGCCCGGCTGCCGACGGAAAACGCCCGGTACGTCAGGTTCCACCGGGTGGGTTGCGCGGAAGTTGGTCGCAGCCAGCCGATCTCGTGCAGCGTCAGCAAACACCTCTGCACCGTGCTCTTTGGCAGGCCGACCGCACGCGTGAGCTCGGACAGCCCCACCGGCTGCATTCGTGCGACCGTTTCCAACACCTGAAACGCGGACACCACGCTGTTCGTCGACACGCGCCCTCCTCGGCGATCCACATTGACCCGTGGCACGGATGTGAGCTAGCTTACCCGCACCGGTTCATACAGTAGACCACTGTGCCACACAGTGGACCAGTTGGGGAAGCGGGTCCAACGTTTCGAAAGGCGATGGAATGACAATTCAGCTGCTGGCGCTGGCGATCTTTGTCGGTGTCTTCGCGGTTTCGGCATGGCGCAATGCCCACCTGGGCGTGTTGATGTTCGCCGCGGCGTGCGGGGTGGGGCTCGGAATGGCGGGCATGCCGATCGACGACATCATCGACGGCTTCCCGATCGACATCCTGGTGCTGCTGGTCGGGGTGACCTATTTCTTCGGGATCGCCCACGCCAACGGCACCATCGACCGGATCATCGAGGTCACCCTGGCCAAGGTCGGGCACCGGACAGTGCTGCTGCCCCTGGTGTTCTTCCTGCTGACCGCGGCGATCTCGGCGATGGGCTCCCCGCTGGGCGGGTTGGTGATGGCGCCGATCGGCATGATGGTGGCCGACAAGCGCGCGATCGATCCGATGCTGATGGCTCTGTCGATCGGCACCGGCCTGAGCGCTGGGGCGTTCGCGCCAACCAGCCTGTTCGGCATCGTCACCTACGGCACCGCGCACCAGGCCGGCATCGACCTCAACCCGTTCGTGCTGTTCGTCGTGGCCCTGACGGTCAACCTGGTTTTGCTGGTGGCGGCATACGTCCTGTTCGGAGGACTCAAACTGCTGCACCGCAATGTGGTCACCGAGCCGGCGGTGGCCATCCCCGCCGAGGATCGACTGATCACAGTCGGCGGTGGTGGTGGGCGGGACGTGCCCCGTGGCGGCGCATCGAGCCCGGACCTGCCATCCGGACCGGAACGAAACCCCTTCACGCCCAACCAGATTGTCACCGTTGCAGCCATGGTCGGCCTGATCGGCGCGGTCATCGGAATGTCGCTGGCAGGCATGGATCCCGACATCGGCGTACTGGCATTCGCACTCGGCGCGGTGCTCACCCTCGTGGATCCACGATCAGGAAACAAGGCGATTCCCCGGATCGACTGGTCGACAGTTCTGCTGGTGGGCGGAATCATCACGTTCGTCGGCGTGCTCGACAAGCTGGGATCGGTCGATCTGCTCGGTGAATTCGCCGGCCACATCGGCGTCCCGCTCGTCTCTGCGCTGTTCATATGCCTTGTGGCAGGGCTTGTCTCGGCGTTCGCCTCGACCACGGGCATGCTGGCGGCACTCGTTCCGCTCGCTCTGCCCCTGGTGGCCGCCGGAGGCATCCCCGGCTGGGCGCTGATGTGTGCGCTCGGCGTGTGCGCGTCGATCGTTGACGTGTCGCCGTTCTCGACGGTGGGCGCGACGCTGGTGGCGACCACCGTCGACGAAGCGCAACGGCCCCGCATGACCAGGCTGCTGATGCGCTGGGGGCTGTCGATGGTGGTGATCGGCCCGGTGCTGCTGGTCGGTGCCCTTGTCCTGCCGGGCACGGTGTTGTGAGTGTCCGCCGCAAGCAATGAAAGGACTTGTCCGCCGATGTTTTTGACGTCTCTTGACCCTGCCGGGAGCGACTCGGTCGACACTGCCGCCGCACTCTCTGTGGGTGCACGGAGCGTGTCGCGGGCTCAGCTGTTCGAGGCTGCCTGCGCGCTTGCCGGCGCATTGCCTGACGGGGGACCGGTTGCCGTGTGCGCCCAACCGACGCTGGAGACGGTCGTCGCTGTGGTCGGCTGCCTGTTGGCCGGCGTTCCAGTGGTGCCCATTCCACCCGACTCCGGCTCTGCCGAACTGCGGCACATGCTCACCGATGCGCGTGTCACGTGTTGGGCGGGGCCGCCGCACCGGGATTCCGAACTCCCCGCGATACCGGCAACGGTCCGGCGTTCCAGTGGCGAATTGCCGGAGGCGCCGTCTCCCGAAGCTGTCGCGATGATCTTGTACACCTCGGGGACCACCGGTGCGCCCAAGGGTGTCAATCTCAGCCATCGGGCGCTCGCGGCCGGTATCGACGCCGTTGCCGAAGCCTGGCAATGGACACGCGACGACACGGTGGTGCACGGTCTGCCGTTGTTCCACCTACACGGACTGATGCTCGGCGTGCTCGCCTCGTTGCGCATCGGCTCCCGCGTGGTCCATACCGTCAAACCGCGGCCGGAGCGCTATGCCGCCGCGGCCGGGACGATGTACTTCGGCGTGCCCACGGTGTGGTCGCGCATCGCCGCCGACGAAGCATCGGCGCGGGCGCTGCGTGGTGCCCGGCTGCTGGTATCCGGTAGCGCGCCGTTGGTCACGCCGGTGTTCCACCGCATCGCCGAGCTCACCGGTTGCACACCGATCGAGCGGTACGGCATGAGCGAAACGATGATCACCCTTTCCACCCGCGCGGACGGCGAACGCAGGCCCGGCTCGGTCGGTCAACCCGTTCTCGGCGTCGATACCCGGCTGCGCACGGAGGACGGTCAGGTAGTTCCCGACGACGGCACCAGTATCGGACGGCTCCAGGTTCGCGGCCCCATGCTGTTCGACGGCTACCTCAATCGACCCGAGGCCACGGCGGACGCATGGACCGACGACGGCTGGTTCATGACCGGAGACGTCGCCACCCGCGACACGGACGGATTCCACCGAATCGTCGGGCGGGAATCAGTGGATCTGATCAAGTCGGGCGGATACCGCATCGGCGCGGGCGAGGTCGAAACCGCGCTGCTGGCCCATCCGTCGGTGCGTGAGGCAGCTGTTGTCGGACGCGCGGATGCCGACTTGGGGCAGCGGGTCGTGGCATACGTGGTGGCCGATGACGGGAACCGCCCTCAGCTCGCCGACGGTCTCATCGAGTT includes these proteins:
- a CDS encoding DUF2469 domain-containing protein — translated: MSAEDLEKYETEMELSLYREYKDIVGQFSYVVETERRFYLANSVELIPRNSEGEVYFELRLADAWVWDMYRPARFVKQVRVITFKDVNIEEVEKPELRLPE
- a CDS encoding protein adenylyltransferase SelO; translation: MSVAPDPTVILDNRFARALPEMAVAWQAEAAPALRLLVLNEPLADELGLDASWLRSPDGLGLLSGTVVPDGATPVAQAYAGHQFGGYVPRLGDGRALLLGEFVGPGDRPRDLHLKGSGRTPFARGGDGLAVVGPMLREYIVSEAMHAMGIPTTRALAVVATGRDVRRETLLPGAVLARVAGSHLRVGSFQYAIAHAQAAGDIGLLRRLADHAIARHHPGAADAANPYLALYEAVISAQASLLAQWMLVGFVHGVMNTDNMTISGETIDYGPCAFMETFDPATVFSSIDHGGRYAYGNQPTVAAWNLARFAETLLPLLADDGEQAVELATRALHGFGPQFDAAWSAGMRAKLGLPADVTDEAARTLIDDLLALLQQNRTDYTSFFRDLGRTAGGESRIAAGFDEWLARWRALDPDTAAMDRVNPVYIPRNHLVEEALNPATNGDLEPVEHLMDALTAPYDERPGLERYAAPAPADFGAYRTFCGT
- a CDS encoding IclR family transcriptional regulator, with the translated sequence MSTNSVVSAFQVLETVARMQPVGLSELTRAVGLPKSTVQRCLLTLHEIGWLRPTSAQPTRWNLTYRAFSVGSRAGDHQLMRETALPFLNELQLDTTETIHLAAPDGPELVLIERLDTPHPLRAFMPLGSRIPLHASATGIAFLAASTDDYVARYLSQQLAPQTEHTITDPDRLNETIDLVRTRGYSVNEQGLNAGITALGASIVNAQREPVGSVSISGPSSRITADKFARFGCAVRETAQRISAAL
- a CDS encoding acyl-CoA synthetase, whose protein sequence is MFLTSLDPAGSDSVDTAAALSVGARSVSRAQLFEAACALAGALPDGGPVAVCAQPTLETVVAVVGCLLAGVPVVPIPPDSGSAELRHMLTDARVTCWAGPPHRDSELPAIPATVRRSSGELPEAPSPEAVAMILYTSGTTGAPKGVNLSHRALAAGIDAVAEAWQWTRDDTVVHGLPLFHLHGLMLGVLASLRIGSRVVHTVKPRPERYAAAAGTMYFGVPTVWSRIAADEASARALRGARLLVSGSAPLVTPVFHRIAELTGCTPIERYGMSETMITLSTRADGERRPGSVGQPVLGVDTRLRTEDGQVVPDDGTSIGRLQVRGPMLFDGYLNRPEATADAWTDDGWFMTGDVATRDTDGFHRIVGRESVDLIKSGGYRIGAGEVETALLAHPSVREAAVVGRADADLGQRVVAYVVADDGNRPQLADGLIEFVSQTLSQHKRPREVVFVGELPRNAMGKVQKKLLTD
- a CDS encoding amidohydrolase, encoding MLAHLPAVRAWQEPLYRDLHQHPELSHQERRTAGVVAARLRESGLTVHEGVGGTGVVGVLRNGDGPRVLLRADMDALPVTEATGLPYASSEAGVMHACGHDTHVTCLLGAADLFARATDHWRGTVIAVFQPAEEVGDGARGMAEDGLADLVGPIDVALAQHVFPAPAGQLRTRSGPVLSAADSMRITVFGRGGHGSMPQATVDPVVLASMIVIRLQTIVSREVDPSQTVVLTVGSIQAGTKSNVIGDHAVLELNLRTFDESVRTAVLAAIRRVVIAECQASDSPRDPEFELYASFPLTVNDEAVTARVEAAFGEYFGDRAQTMPAGSASEDFSDIPAALGAPYTYWGFGGIDDEAFRAAVAADRARVDIPVNHSPRFAPVIQPTLDTGTEALVVAGLSWL
- a CDS encoding SLC13 family permease gives rise to the protein MTIQLLALAIFVGVFAVSAWRNAHLGVLMFAAACGVGLGMAGMPIDDIIDGFPIDILVLLVGVTYFFGIAHANGTIDRIIEVTLAKVGHRTVLLPLVFFLLTAAISAMGSPLGGLVMAPIGMMVADKRAIDPMLMALSIGTGLSAGAFAPTSLFGIVTYGTAHQAGIDLNPFVLFVVALTVNLVLLVAAYVLFGGLKLLHRNVVTEPAVAIPAEDRLITVGGGGGRDVPRGGASSPDLPSGPERNPFTPNQIVTVAAMVGLIGAVIGMSLAGMDPDIGVLAFALGAVLTLVDPRSGNKAIPRIDWSTVLLVGGIITFVGVLDKLGSVDLLGEFAGHIGVPLVSALFICLVAGLVSAFASTTGMLAALVPLALPLVAAGGIPGWALMCALGVCASIVDVSPFSTVGATLVATTVDEAQRPRMTRLLMRWGLSMVVIGPVLLVGALVLPGTVL
- a CDS encoding dienelactone hydrolase family protein codes for the protein MTTITMDTPAGPIDALLSLPSGEGPWPGVVIIHDAIGHGPDNEAISERVAAAGYVALTPNLYSRGGRARCITRVFRELLTQRGRALDDILAARDHLRAHPQCNGTIGIAGFCMGGQFALIMGPKGFGASAPFYGTPLPRRLDQTLNASCPVVASFGRRDPMGIGAAGRLQRVVDDKNIPADIKVYPEAGHSFANQLPGQAFLRIAGFGYNEAATADAWSRVFAFFGEHLGAKAN
- a CDS encoding DUF2237 family protein, with the translated sequence MADRNVLGGPLAECGTDPLTGFYRDGCCSTGDADAGRHTICAVVTAEFLEHQQSIGNDLSTPAPQYRFPGLTPGDRWCVTAVNWLRAHDDGKAAPVVLAATHERTLDLVPLDVLQQYAVDVPDDLGSL